The genomic stretch aattcataacttaaaaagaaataaaactaagtagcaaaagcatctctgagatgtatgttttttttgctagccgcagtcttcttagcaacaacctctttttgttcaatatcaatagcatgaacctaaaatatcataaaattagttaggtgaagtataagatcaagaattaacattttctatgcataaatatcatataattgtgtttatacctttttttttgatgcaactgactcgatttgttgcgtaatccccttatatttttggtcccttatcttttgaagatagaattgatatttgtttagatggacatgttccattgtcgtagagggatactttcaaatatccagcatcatcatctacgcgaatgaggcttgacgacaatggaacatctccatctaaacaaatatcaattgatactttcaaatatccagcatcatcatctacgcgaatgaggcttgacgacaatggaacatctccatctaaacaaatatcaattgatactttcaaatatccagcatcatcatctacgcgaatgaggcttgacgacaatggaacatctccatctaaacaaatatcaattgatactttcaagtatcccttgccccttgcacgaatgattgacttcataatagccattttacctgtaataaagaaaacaattaaaatcagatgacaaatataaaaacaattaaaatcataaaagccattttacctgtaataaaggaaacaattaaaatcatttgacctgtacctttttcactaagttctctttcttttcttggttggaatatgttctacatgtctcttaacaacacggacggttggattgatccaaataccctcattatgatcatttctaatatatgaatcatttttggtctcatatgttcgattgggaagaacattatcctcaggaagcatatctttcaaaagggctaataactctgtgaaacttttatccgaccatccattgcccgcctttaagttgtacaactttaataccgcagacaatcttgtgaatttagtgtaaccatcatacaaaggtttctctgcatcacttaccaacctctcaaacatttcgggacaatccttaagatctccttcaagtcttctgcaatctcttcaactcgatcacaatcgtatgtatctgcgccactatagtttgaggcataggtcgtactatcccccggttcaacattctcgttacttttctcaccatgcaaattccaacatgtataacttcgatcaattccatgcctcattagatgcgatgtcaactgaactgcgtcaacccgtttcccataacaacaacccaagcaaggacatatcattctactggggtcttcggcgtgcgcaacggcaaacttaacgaattctgataccccattctcgtactctctcgacaatcgattggaagacatccatgtattatccattactaattagaataaacaaaaaacaatttcagaagagaaaccaaaaatgggatgagacaaaacaatttcgctttattgagttagtctctgtgcagggcattcatgtctccaacaataacccaaaaccaaaacaattttggtttattgagttagtttctcaacattttcagatatctctgacttcaatagcatgagaatgtatgaaccatgcattaaacattagtggtatgcactaatttgtagcatagttatatatcatcatatagtttttacaaaagataaacattgactagaaaatatatatgtagaattgtataatggtctaactgaaagctaacagaagaatagtcgactctaatttactctatcaaataacatccatacctaaacttcttaagttactagctacgctatgtatgctagaataatacactcataagctgcatagtgtacctttgattggtagaaggtgttttagatattgctgcctcatttttctacatcgagaaacaaatggaacagttggtgaaatttaacccataatgcctagtctccattgctatcattgcaacacaataattattattgagaatactcaataaatgtatgaaccaagaaaaatgaaaccaaaaatgaacaatagcgaacgtcagaagagaaaccaagtaatatgaagattagaaaaatacctatggtgtcaaaatcgaacagctaacaacgaattaatagaaggaggaaacgtcgtagatctaacagaggtggaaggagaacgccttagaaatagcgaaaatcgtagcagtgagaaccctaacgtgaaaaagaacgaaaataacagagagtgaaataacaaaacgcgcagtatgttataattttaatgtttactaaagggggccttagagggcgcttgtggaaaaaaagcgccctctaaagggggcctaagagggcgcttatgaaagcgctctctaaggctttccaaaagcgctttataaactggaaatgcacatggacttatagagcgcttttttaaaagcgccctctaagggtaaccttagagggcgctttctaaaaagcgccctgtattgttgtccctctatctcctccttattttttcacttcaccttagagggcgctttattacaaaagcgccctctaaagtgcgctgtctattctagttgttcgctccttattttttcgcttcactttagagtgcgcttttgtaataaagcgccctctaaggtgcacggtctattccagtttttggcgtagtggcGGGAGTGAAAAGTTCCTAAAGAGGGTTTTTCATTGGTGGAGAGATAACTTTATTCTTGTCTATAAGGAAGATGAGTTGTCAGATTGGTCTATTTCTTCTACCACTAAGGTGGTCGGGTTGAGTGATTGGAtaatttgtttgtttattgtGAAGTATTCTTTGTTATTTTGTATAGGGGTTTTCGAGGAGTTTTGGGGTTAGGCAGAGGAAAGGGAGTTGTTTTAGGTCTAGCTACGATGCGGTATGTTGTGGTATAAACTATTTGGACTATGCGTGATAATATTATTTTTTCAGGGACATCTTTCAGATTGCAGCTAAGAGACTTTGATTATTTGTCTTTCTTAGCACCAGTTTCACACGCATTCCCTCGTTTCTAACCTCTCTCTTCAAGACCGAATGGTATTATCCTCCGTAGGTATATGCTATATTGATAAGTAAAAATTCATACTTAAATTTCATTAAAATATCctataaaatatattaaattttaAGTTATTAAAAAAATGATAGTGGCGCAGGTTGTTGCTGGTTTGTCCTTTATTTCTTTATAATctttataatatatatttatttaaaaacttagatgataactcaactaatttgattaaaaaatataatttattgatcTGTATTCCCCCGTCTCATAAAGACGGTCATATTTGATCAATGCATGATTCTTAAAAAAATAATTAGATATGTTGATTtcaataataaaattaatattattaCTAGAATACCCTTATTAGTTATAGTTAATAGTATAATTGAATAAAGTGAAAGTTAATAAATAGAGATATAGTAgtgaaataataataataaatattgTGATATTATAAAACGACAATCATTTTAAAATCGAAAAAATATGTAAAATGAAATATTTTTTATGAGATGGAAGAAATAATTTAATATCATAAAActtatttatattaattaaaaatcTTAAATGAATACACACTTTTTAACATAAAAAGTACATTTAAAATCGAAATCTAATACATCCTATAGCATTCTACCACTAATGAAGTGTTGGTATACTTTGCTCATATCTAAAGAAATCGTGAGGATCAACCCTAGATTTCACACGCACTAATCTTTCATAATTACCTTGATAATACTTGATCCCATAACTTCGAGCAATGTCATGTTTTATTGCATTACTAGGAATATTGGCACCAATATTAAGATCTCTATAATTAAGAAAAGCCTCCCTAGGTGATTTGGAAACAAGAGGGGTCATAAAATCAAAAAAAGACCTTGAAATATTCAAATAATGATTTTTTGCCTCAACTCCATCTTCTCCCCAAGATGTCAAATACTCAATCAAAAACAAGTTTCCTTTCCTATGAGGAAATGGAGTTTCTGATTCCGAAATCTCATCCATCTTCCCGCCATAAGGATTCCATTCCATTCTCACACGATCACTTTTTATCATAAACTCCCAAATCGATTCCAAATCACTCTTCGAAATCGGCTTCTTCACATAATCCGACATTGTTTTATAGTTTGTCAAAAGAGGCTCTTTGGGGACATCAAGCAAAACTTCAAGATTGGTTCCAATTGGATAATTGTACCAAAAAAGAGTTGAATTCACCCATGGAATTTCAATACACTCACTACTCTTCAAACCTAATTCAGGTAAACTTTCATTCAACAAAGGCATTAGTTTATCAGTTAGTCCCAAAAACATGCCAATGAAAGTAACGTTCACACTCTTTTTACCCTTTTGAGTATCATTCACTACGTCATACATAGTTCTTAAGAAAAGATTTTCATCCAATTTTGAAGCAATTTTTTGCCATTTGTAAACAACACTGGTTGCATCTTTTTCAACACTTCTTTGCACTTTGAAAACAGTGACTTTTGGTGTCACAGAAACAAGTTTAATTTTCCATGAAAGAATAACACCAAAACTAGCTCCACCACCACCTCTTATAGCCCAAAACAAATCTTCTCCCATTGATTTTCTATCAAGGATATTACCATTAACATCAACAATTTTCGCATCGATAATATTATCAACAGAAAGACCAAATTTTCTCATTAAATTACCATATCCACCACCGGAGAAATGACCGCCGGTACCTACCGTAGGACACACCCCAGCTGGAAAAGCATGAACGTTACTCTTCTGTGCTATATGATAATAAACCTTACCAAGTGTTGCACCTGCTTCAACCCATGCCGTTTCAGTTTTAATGTCGATATTAACTGAATCATGATGAAACATGTCAAGTATAATGAAAGGAACGTCTGATACATATGAAAGGCCTTCGGTATCGTGGCCGCCGCTTCGGATTCTGATTTGAAGGCCGTGGTTTTTGGCACATATTATTGTTCCTTGAACATGCGACTCGTGGAGGGATGTTATGATTGCAAGAGGCTTTGGTGCTGTTGGTGAGGAAAATCTGTTGTTGTACGTGTGCATGTGTAAGATGGATAAGAATGAAGAGTTTTTTGGAGTGTAGATTGCGTGGGATGCAGGGTACGAAGGTGGAGAATAATGGTTTGAAAGACATTCGATAAAGTTTTCAAGggctagtgatgatgatgatgaatatgaagTTGTAACAAGAAGAGAAAGAACTAACGTTAGAGTTGAAAGAAAAAAGGAACAAGTTTTGATGGTAATATCCATCGTAGAGATGGTTGGTTGGTAatgaattttgatgttaatgTTGTGTTAACATTCAAAATAATACCTGATGTATTTATAAAGGCTAAAACAAGGCATGTTAATTGGATTCTTATGTGAAAAACTTTGTAATTAACAAATAATCTTAGACTTTGTCATTTTTTGACTAGACTTATGAACTTAGACTAAATAGAATATAAATAATCTAATAGCAATGTCAAGAATATCATCCTCTCTAATTATCATAAAATTTTATTGAATAATATAAATCAATCGATAATTACTTTAAATGAATAATATTTTTTGGTTGATTTTCTATTCATATtgatttattaaaaaaatatattagattataaaaAATATACTATACTATATTAGAACTTAATTTATATACAGATTGAGTCTAAAGTTTTTTTACATAAAAGGCCAAAAGGGTCAATATCTATACTTCGTTTACAAAAGATATAGTAtctataatttttttttcatttaaatgtTAGAGTTTGTATTATGTTTTTTTAGAAAGCTTATATAGGTGTTAAGTTTTTTATATATATGTTAGGAATATGGAAAAATATTGTTAATTGAAAGACATGTCTAAATTGAATCATTTAAATGGTTAATAAACTGaaatatatattataaataatttaattaaataaatttaagTTAAAAAACAATTTAAATTGATTAACAAATGGTTTTAAATTATAATTActttataaaaatatttgttcCTCAAATAAACAAAACTACAAAAAATTCCCAAAAATAGAAAAGCAATCctaaaaaaattatattttttataaaaaaaaacttttcTGAAAATAAGAAAAATTGTGAATTAAAAAAATTAGAAACTAAAAAAACAATTTTATGAAAAAAATGTTATTTAAATGTTATTGTAAAAATGAgttttaaaatataaaaatgatTTATAAATACAAATCTATTACAAACTTGTTCTAGATtgtttttaaacttaattaaaatTACTTTAATAATTAAATGTTTTTTATTGTTGTAATTATTAAAAATTGAATTAATGTCATTATATAGTGCTCTTTGTAAATCACAAACAACCCTAATATATACAATCTCTCTTCGTATAAAGTCTCCCTCTTTCTGATTTCTAGAGTTCCCAATAAATGTCTTGTGAATTCTAAGAATTGAAAGAGGGAAATTTGAAAAATGTATAAGACAACTCATCAAAATATGTGATGATTGATTGTACATGCTAAGATGTTCTTTGTATAACCTTTGAAAATTATTTATTctataataaaataaaaatattattaagTAAATATACTAAATAAGATTAGATTTTTCTTCCGtctataaaaaaaattaaattatacTTATTCTAGAATATTCTTTAAATTACTGTATTTATATAATATGTGAAAATTATCTAAAAATGTGAAAAAGATTTTATCTCGATTACAAGTGAAATAATTAAAGATGACATAAAAACTTTTCATCATATTCTTTGGTTTCAGAATAATTTAGGGGTTAGTTGAAATAGTCATTGTTTCAATCTCATCAACaacatttttttaaaactatATAGTGCATGTCACATACCTCTCGATTTTTGTTAATAACTAAAGAAAAAAAGACGGTATTTACTTCAATTTGATATAATAATCAAGGGGATAAATTTTTTtttgattatttattttaaatctcATTTGACTGTCATATATAATTTTTTACGTCAAAACTATAAATTTGCTGACAAAATAAGTTCATTTTATTTTATACATAACATAAATCCAGAATATCAAATTTACTTTGGttacaaaaatcaaatatatacATATCCAAAATGGAACACATATaccaaattttatttaaaaacttgattttttaaaattttattttgtttccaaaaataaaaataaaattgtaAAAGTTAGTTTTAAAATACAAAACTAGTTTATAAATACAAAATGATTacaaatcaattttttcaaactttttctAAATTGTTTTTAAACTGAATTAAAACTACTTTAACAATTATATTTTTTTCTATTgtaattattaaaaattaaagTAATGTGATTATTCAGTGCTCTTTGTAAATCACAAACACCCCCGATATATACAATCTCTCTTTGTATAAAGTCTTCCTCTTTCTAATTCTTAGAGTTCACAATACATGTCTTGTGAAAGAGGAAAATTTGGAAATTTTTATGACAACTCATCAAAATCTCTGATGATTGATTGTACATGTTAAGAGGTTTTTTTTAATAACCTTTGAAAAATATcttttaataataaaataaaaatactATTAAATAAAGGATTTAATTGATATAGTAATTAATCCCTTAAATAAATATACTAAATAAGATTAACTTTTTCTTCCGCctataaaaaatattaaattataCTTGTTTTGGGATATATTTTAAATTACTATATTTATATAATATGGAAATATATCACTATTACAAAAAATTATCTCAGATACGAATGAGATTTTATCTCGGTCACACAAACGAAGTAACTAAAGATAACATAgatttttttcataattttcattGATTTCAGAATAACCTAGAGAATAATTGAAATAGTCATTGATTCGATCTCCTCTAtaacatttttttattttcaaaaatatacaGTGTGCAACACATATCTCTCGTTTTTTTGCTAATAATCGAAGGAAAAACGACTCTATTTACATTGGTTTGATATAATAATCAAGGGGAATAaccttttttttttctatttataatttattttaaatttaattttgaatgacctatataatttttgaatttaattgatatacactgtcagtgtaaatTTTTTACAGAGTTAGTAAATTATAACCGTTGGATATTGTgacaagtttgacttttatttttaaaatctataaagtaatgcaaacgtGTGATGGTAATGAATAGatagtgtaaaactttttacactgaccATGCATATTAATTAATCTCATAATTTTTTTACACCAAAACTATAAAATTTTTGATAGAATCATATCATTTTAGTTTATATATAACATAAACATAGAATATCAAATTTACTTTGTTTACAAAACTAAATATGCACGTATCTAATGTGTTGGAATAATATATATATTGATCCTATGTTCCTGATAACAAAAGAATAACAAGATCAATAAAACAATATGCGGAAATAGAATTAGAGGTTTTACCTCCAGCCATTGTTGCAGTGTTGTGAGTGCACTGCCTTTGATTCTTCCAAGCTCTTGCTCTCTCACTATAGATGGTGTATTTCTTTTGCGATGAGAGAAAGCTTTGGGGACCAAAGACTATTTATATGCTTGATTCTACTAGCAAGAATTTAAAGccattaaaactcattaccacccaattaaatggtcatatcaatttacattaaaaccaaaataaatcatacccttttcagaaccaaaatcccaaagctatggaccacattaaaattggtttcttattattaataattattataataaaaataagaaaccaTTACATTCTCCCACTTGGTCCATAGAACTGATTATTGGCATAAATGAGTCATGGAAAATTTACTCAAGAAATA from Lathyrus oleraceus cultivar Zhongwan6 chromosome 7, CAAS_Psat_ZW6_1.0, whole genome shotgun sequence encodes the following:
- the LOC127107278 gene encoding berberine bridge enzyme-like 17, which produces MDITIKTCSFFLSTLTLVLSLLVTTSYSSSSSLALENFIECLSNHYSPPSYPASHAIYTPKNSSFLSILHMHTYNNRFSSPTAPKPLAIITSLHESHVQGTIICAKNHGLQIRIRSGGHDTEGLSYVSDVPFIILDMFHHDSVNIDIKTETAWVEAGATLGKVYYHIAQKSNVHAFPAGVCPTVGTGGHFSGGGYGNLMRKFGLSVDNIIDAKIVDVNGNILDRKSMGEDLFWAIRGGGGASFGVILSWKIKLVSVTPKVTVFKVQRSVEKDATSVVYKWQKIASKLDENLFLRTMYDVVNDTQKGKKSVNVTFIGMFLGLTDKLMPLLNESLPELGLKSSECIEIPWVNSTLFWYNYPIGTNLEVLLDVPKEPLLTNYKTMSDYVKKPISKSDLESIWEFMIKSDRVRMEWNPYGGKMDEISESETPFPHRKGNLFLIEYLTSWGEDGVEAKNHYLNISRSFFDFMTPLVSKSPREAFLNYRDLNIGANIPSNAIKHDIARSYGIKYYQGNYERLVRVKSRVDPHDFFRYEQSIPTLH